In one window of uncultured Draconibacterium sp. DNA:
- the ftsZ gene encoding cell division protein FtsZ yields MTEELANFQFPKAASSIIKVIGVGGGGCNAVNHMFEEGITGVDYIICNTDSQAMDNSPVPIKIQLGTTLTEGRGAGNKPERGAEAARENYEDLKKVLGDNTKMLFIAAGMGGGTGTGAAPVIASLARELDILTIAVVTIPSPAEGNKRRAQAQEGIDKMAEFVDSMLVISNDRLHHIYGDLPASQAFKMADNIVSTAVKGVAEIITVHGNVNIDYTDVETVMQKSDVFIMGTGFATGEGRAMDAVNAALESPLLDSNDIFGTKNILLNIISGSEEIRIGEIGEIIESLQEKAGQDADIIWGNGYDERLGDKISVTILATGFDTNPNKELQPEKEVQNFNLDDDFEDAVAEQEPINEVAETINYDFYEEKPYEPEPEEEETIMFVPPQPKPKAKPKSKSTGFGWKSKEKTKTREKAEKKKDEPVTESNIDNWFYKNFGSKIFNDGDEDQPLD; encoded by the coding sequence ATGACCGAAGAATTAGCAAATTTTCAATTTCCGAAGGCAGCATCATCAATTATTAAAGTAATTGGAGTTGGCGGTGGTGGTTGCAATGCGGTCAATCACATGTTCGAAGAGGGAATAACAGGTGTTGATTATATCATTTGTAATACCGATTCGCAAGCCATGGACAACAGTCCTGTGCCGATTAAAATTCAGCTTGGAACCACATTAACAGAAGGGCGAGGTGCTGGAAATAAACCTGAAAGAGGTGCCGAAGCCGCCCGCGAAAATTATGAAGACCTGAAAAAAGTACTGGGTGACAATACCAAAATGTTGTTTATCGCGGCAGGAATGGGTGGCGGAACCGGAACCGGAGCTGCTCCGGTAATTGCAAGTCTGGCCCGCGAACTCGACATCTTAACCATTGCAGTGGTAACCATTCCGTCGCCGGCCGAAGGAAATAAACGCCGTGCTCAAGCACAGGAAGGTATTGATAAGATGGCAGAATTTGTCGACAGCATGCTGGTGATCAGCAACGACAGGTTGCACCATATTTACGGCGATTTGCCGGCTAGTCAGGCTTTTAAAATGGCCGACAATATTGTGTCAACGGCTGTTAAAGGAGTTGCCGAAATTATAACCGTTCACGGAAATGTAAACATCGACTATACCGATGTGGAAACAGTGATGCAAAAAAGCGATGTATTTATTATGGGTACCGGTTTTGCCACTGGCGAAGGCCGGGCCATGGATGCCGTAAATGCCGCGCTGGAGTCGCCACTGTTGGATAGTAACGATATCTTCGGAACAAAAAATATACTACTGAATATTATCTCGGGAAGTGAGGAGATCAGGATTGGAGAAATTGGAGAAATTATTGAATCGCTACAGGAGAAAGCAGGGCAGGATGCCGATATCATCTGGGGTAATGGCTACGATGAGCGTCTTGGCGATAAAATTAGTGTCACCATTTTGGCCACCGGTTTCGACACCAATCCAAACAAAGAATTGCAACCCGAAAAGGAGGTGCAAAACTTTAATCTCGACGACGATTTTGAAGATGCTGTTGCCGAACAGGAACCGATAAACGAGGTGGCAGAGACAATCAATTATGATTTTTACGAAGAAAAACCATACGAGCCAGAGCCGGAAGAGGAAGAAACAATAATGTTTGTTCCTCCGCAACCAAAACCAAAAGCGAAGCCAAAATCCAAATCAACGGGTTTTGGCTGGAAGTCAAAAGAAAAGACCAAAACCAGGGAAAAGGCCGAAAAAAAGAAAGACGAGCCTGTTACTGAATCGAACATCGATAACTGGTTTTATAAAAATTTTGGCAGCAAGATTTTTAATGATGGTGATGAAGATCAACCTCTTGATTAA
- a CDS encoding amino acid permease, producing MHNLQKNLERRLGLFPVTNIVIANIIGAGIFTTTGYLMGFLQNPAVMLILWGIGGLVALCGAISFGELGAAFPEAGGEYVFISKLYSPMLGFLSGWLSLIVGFSAPIAASAIGFAKYFTWAFPQLQNWLMLNETLSVDNFSRCIAILVIVGFSFVHSRGIVLGARVQNWLTLLKLLLVVGLIIAGLLLGEGSIQNVRSDLPFQFSFDNWKALGLSLMFIMFAYSGWNSATYIGSEIREPRKVIPRSLLISTLTVTVLYILLNLFFVYAVPASQMRNEPEIGGLAAGLAFGATAETIISLLISFALFSSLSAFIILGPRVYYKMASDGLFFEAIARIHRKHKVPSNAILLQAAIAIVLVLSGTFEQILTYMGFSLGIFPIIAVAGNIKLRRSKHQGLRLPGYPYVQVFFILVSTAILVLAYLERPVESSFAILTALSGIPVYYWFQRKKVKPTE from the coding sequence TTGCATAATCTGCAAAAGAATCTTGAACGCCGACTTGGCTTATTTCCTGTAACAAATATCGTTATTGCCAATATTATTGGTGCCGGAATTTTTACTACAACCGGCTATTTAATGGGGTTTTTGCAGAATCCTGCCGTTATGTTGATTTTGTGGGGGATTGGCGGCTTGGTAGCCTTGTGCGGAGCTATATCGTTTGGCGAGTTAGGCGCTGCTTTTCCCGAAGCCGGTGGCGAATATGTATTTATTTCAAAACTGTATTCGCCAATGCTGGGCTTTTTAAGTGGCTGGCTATCGCTGATCGTTGGTTTTTCGGCGCCCATTGCAGCATCGGCAATCGGCTTTGCAAAATATTTTACCTGGGCGTTTCCACAGTTGCAAAACTGGCTGATGCTAAATGAAACACTCAGCGTAGATAATTTTAGCCGTTGTATAGCAATTCTGGTTATTGTTGGTTTTAGTTTTGTGCATTCGCGTGGGATTGTGCTGGGCGCCCGGGTGCAAAACTGGCTTACCTTGCTAAAATTACTATTGGTGGTTGGATTAATAATTGCCGGCTTGCTGCTGGGCGAGGGAAGTATACAAAATGTACGATCGGATTTACCATTTCAGTTTTCGTTTGATAACTGGAAAGCGCTTGGACTGTCGCTAATGTTTATAATGTTTGCCTACAGTGGCTGGAATTCGGCAACCTACATTGGTTCCGAAATTCGGGAGCCTCGCAAAGTTATTCCGCGCTCTTTACTCATTTCAACCTTAACGGTAACTGTTTTATATATTCTGCTTAACCTGTTTTTTGTATATGCTGTACCGGCATCTCAAATGCGGAATGAACCTGAAATTGGTGGTTTGGCAGCCGGGCTGGCTTTTGGTGCAACTGCCGAAACGATTATTTCGTTGCTTATTTCATTTGCTCTTTTTTCTTCATTAAGTGCATTTATTATTCTGGGGCCGCGGGTTTATTATAAAATGGCCAGTGATGGTTTGTTTTTTGAGGCGATTGCCCGTATTCACAGAAAGCATAAAGTGCCGTCTAATGCCATTTTGTTGCAAGCGGCAATTGCTATTGTGTTGGTTCTTTCGGGCACCTTCGAACAGATTTTAACGTATATGGGATTTTCTTTGGGAATATTTCCGATTATTGCGGTGGCGGGAAATATTAAACTACGGCGATCAAAACATCAGGGGTTGCGTTTGCCGGGTTATCCGTATGTGCAGGTATTTTTTATTTTGGTGAGTACGGCCATTTTGGTTCTAGCCTACTTGGAGCGACCAGTCGAGTCAAGTTTTGCTATTTTAACAGCCTTGTCGGGAATTCCGGTGTATTATTGGTTTCAACGAAAAAAAGTTAAGCCGACTGAATAG
- a CDS encoding GatB/YqeY domain-containing protein, giving the protein MAIFDQINDDIKAAMKAREKEKLEALRGIKKVMLEAQTAKGAGNVLADDDALKIISKLAKQGSDSASIYKEQGREDLYEAEMKQVVIFESYLPAKMSDEDLTAAVKAVIEQVGASSMKDMGKVMGITSKKLAGQADGKDIADKVKALLA; this is encoded by the coding sequence ATGGCAATATTTGATCAAATTAATGATGACATAAAAGCGGCCATGAAAGCCCGCGAAAAGGAAAAACTGGAAGCCTTACGTGGTATTAAAAAAGTAATGCTTGAGGCGCAAACAGCAAAAGGTGCCGGCAACGTTTTGGCCGATGATGATGCGCTGAAAATTATCTCTAAGCTGGCAAAACAAGGTTCCGATTCGGCAAGTATTTACAAAGAGCAGGGGCGCGAGGATCTATACGAAGCGGAGATGAAGCAAGTGGTCATTTTTGAAAGTTATCTGCCCGCAAAAATGTCGGACGAAGATTTAACGGCAGCTGTTAAAGCCGTTATCGAGCAGGTTGGTGCAAGCAGCATGAAAGACATGGGAAAAGTAATGGGAATTACTTCGAAGAAACTGGCCGGCCAGGCCGACGGCAAAGATATTGCCGATAAAGTTAAAGCTTTATTAGCATAG
- the murC gene encoding UDP-N-acetylmuramate--L-alanine ligase has protein sequence MDNIQKIKNVYFLGIGGIGMSALARYFKFLGRNVAGYDRTPTVLTDALQKEGIDVHFDDDIRNIPSKWNPAETIAVYTPALPDEHKELNWFKSQPIGLFKRAKVLGMICNERKGIGVSGTHGKTTTSTIVTNILSKTEQGCGAFLGGISKNFRSNLVLPENNSPWIVAEADEFDRSFLHLKPQLALVTSVDADHLDIYGEKEKIVESFEKFISQIRPDGSLVLKEGVELDTSKTEAKVYSYSLKGKTDFAALNLQLNSETGFYSFDLKTPEGIIANCRMNYPGLVNVENTIGASALAWLAGASADAIKAGIEDYEGVARRFDIRYRSENRIYIDDYAHHPAELEAFITSVKALFPDKKVTGVFQPHLYSRTRDFAPEFAKSLDLLDKAILIPLYPAREEPIPGVSSAIIYKEMKLENRMLAERDEVLKILKSDPNEIVLTMGAGDIDRMVESIIELLESKEK, from the coding sequence ATGGACAACATTCAGAAAATAAAGAATGTATATTTCCTTGGGATCGGAGGAATAGGGATGAGTGCGCTGGCCCGTTATTTTAAATTTTTGGGGCGCAATGTGGCAGGATACGACCGTACACCAACTGTATTGACGGACGCACTTCAGAAAGAAGGGATCGATGTGCATTTTGATGATGATATCAGAAATATTCCGTCGAAATGGAATCCGGCGGAAACAATTGCTGTATATACACCGGCTTTGCCCGACGAGCATAAAGAACTGAACTGGTTTAAAAGCCAGCCAATTGGTTTGTTTAAGCGGGCGAAAGTTTTGGGGATGATTTGCAACGAGCGAAAAGGAATTGGCGTTTCCGGCACACACGGAAAGACGACGACAAGTACTATCGTTACCAATATCCTGAGTAAAACGGAACAAGGATGCGGCGCATTTTTAGGCGGCATTTCAAAGAATTTCAGGAGTAATTTGGTACTTCCGGAAAATAACTCGCCATGGATTGTTGCCGAAGCTGATGAATTCGATCGTTCGTTTTTGCACCTAAAACCGCAATTGGCATTGGTAACTTCTGTTGATGCTGATCATCTGGATATTTATGGCGAAAAGGAAAAGATCGTCGAGTCGTTCGAAAAATTTATTTCGCAGATCCGCCCCGACGGAAGTTTGGTGCTAAAAGAAGGAGTAGAACTGGACACTTCGAAAACCGAAGCAAAGGTTTATTCTTATTCATTAAAAGGTAAAACTGATTTTGCCGCACTAAATCTGCAATTGAATTCAGAAACGGGATTTTATTCCTTCGATTTAAAAACTCCGGAAGGAATAATTGCCAACTGCAGAATGAATTATCCGGGGCTGGTGAACGTAGAAAATACGATTGGAGCCAGTGCTTTGGCCTGGCTGGCGGGAGCGTCGGCAGATGCCATAAAAGCCGGAATTGAAGATTATGAAGGTGTGGCGCGTCGTTTTGATATTCGTTACCGTTCGGAGAACAGGATTTATATCGACGATTACGCGCATCACCCGGCAGAACTAGAGGCGTTTATAACCTCGGTTAAAGCTTTGTTTCCTGATAAAAAAGTGACCGGAGTTTTTCAGCCTCACTTGTATTCGCGCACCAGAGATTTTGCGCCTGAGTTTGCAAAAAGTCTGGATTTGCTGGATAAAGCTATTCTTATTCCGCTTTACCCGGCTCGTGAAGAACCAATTCCCGGTGTTTCATCAGCAATCATTTACAAAGAAATGAAGCTGGAGAACAGGATGCTGGCCGAGCGTGATGAGGTATTGAAAATACTAAAATCAGACCCGAACGAAATTGTGCTAACAATGGGGGCAGGCGATATCGACCGCATGGTGGAAAGTATAATTGAACTGTTGGAAAGTAAAGAAAAATGA
- a CDS encoding class I SAM-dependent methyltransferase: MKYRLFMLCLLGVLAAFTACGQYPESENSLDKKVKSFLEKNASEWRDMNVPLTDGKILYDIIVENGYTSAVEIGTSTGHSAIWIAWALSKTGGKLITIEIDKTRYLQAKANFRKAGVSKYIDVRLADAHELVPALKGEYDFVFCDADKYWYKNYFIAMDPKLKKGGCFTAHNTATRVNGIGEFLRYIEDLETYDTTIDRSSRAGISKSFKK, encoded by the coding sequence ATGAAGTACCGACTATTTATGCTATGCTTATTGGGAGTTCTTGCTGCATTTACAGCTTGTGGTCAATATCCTGAATCAGAAAATTCCCTCGATAAAAAAGTTAAAAGCTTTTTGGAAAAAAACGCCAGCGAATGGCGAGATATGAATGTTCCTTTAACAGATGGAAAAATTCTCTACGATATTATTGTGGAAAATGGCTACACTTCAGCCGTTGAAATCGGAACGTCAACCGGTCACTCTGCCATTTGGATTGCATGGGCATTAAGCAAAACCGGAGGCAAGCTAATAACTATTGAAATTGATAAAACCCGTTATTTACAGGCCAAGGCAAACTTTCGCAAAGCCGGTGTTTCAAAATATATCGATGTAAGACTGGCCGATGCGCACGAGTTGGTGCCTGCGTTAAAAGGAGAGTACGATTTTGTTTTTTGCGATGCGGATAAGTACTGGTATAAAAACTACTTTATTGCGATGGATCCAAAATTAAAAAAAGGAGGTTGTTTTACTGCTCACAACACTGCAACACGTGTGAATGGCATTGGTGAGTTTCTTCGTTATATTGAAGACCTGGAAACTTACGATACTACAATCGACCGATCCAGTCGTGCCGGCATATCAAAAAGTTTTAAAAAATAA
- the ftsZ gene encoding cell division protein FtsZ, producing MADFVMEKTPGAAIKVIGVGGGGGNAVNHMFKHGIRDVDFVICNTDAQAMEASAIRTRVQLGASLTEGRGAGNKPEVGRQAAIENIEDVKKTLSENTKMVFVTAGMGGGTGTGAAPVIAQCCKEQGYLTVAIVTIPFRNEGKRRIKQAYEGIKELATYVDSLLVINNERIREMFGDFGISEAFAKADNVLSTAAKGIAEIITVPGYINVDFADVETVMRKSGMAVMGTGVSDEEDRAEDAVRKALNSPLLNDNEIRGARNILVNINSGNKEVTMDEVGRITDYVQNMAGFDADLIWGNGTDESLGDKLSVTVIATGFPTSIISELSEQSQRKVVSNTLEKESVSVTKDEHFSEQKNEDSRGQSTFEFNVENKSKNEDDEFESLYPITSRERSTTEKEIDVNDYANLSDDDVDELENVPAFKRRNIRINDPKYKRDRSGYSIDRDNRISDRNSYLHDNVD from the coding sequence ATGGCTGATTTTGTAATGGAAAAAACACCTGGCGCCGCAATTAAGGTAATTGGCGTTGGTGGCGGTGGCGGAAATGCGGTAAACCATATGTTTAAGCACGGTATTCGCGATGTGGATTTTGTAATCTGCAACACCGATGCGCAAGCAATGGAGGCAAGTGCTATTCGAACCCGGGTTCAGCTGGGGGCGTCACTAACAGAAGGCCGTGGAGCAGGGAATAAACCGGAAGTGGGCAGGCAGGCGGCTATTGAAAACATCGAGGATGTAAAAAAGACCTTGTCGGAAAATACAAAAATGGTTTTTGTAACTGCCGGTATGGGCGGCGGAACCGGAACCGGAGCCGCTCCTGTAATTGCACAGTGCTGCAAAGAGCAGGGATACCTAACTGTGGCTATCGTTACCATTCCGTTCCGTAACGAAGGAAAAAGGCGCATAAAACAAGCCTACGAGGGAATTAAAGAACTGGCAACTTATGTCGATTCGTTGCTGGTGATCAATAATGAACGTATTCGCGAAATGTTTGGCGATTTTGGAATATCGGAGGCCTTTGCCAAAGCCGATAACGTTTTGTCTACCGCAGCCAAAGGAATTGCAGAAATTATTACCGTTCCCGGATATATAAATGTTGATTTTGCCGATGTTGAAACCGTCATGCGAAAAAGCGGAATGGCCGTTATGGGAACCGGTGTAAGCGACGAGGAAGACCGGGCAGAAGATGCCGTGAGAAAAGCGTTAAACTCGCCATTATTGAACGATAATGAAATTCGCGGAGCACGAAATATCCTGGTAAACATCAACTCAGGAAATAAGGAAGTTACCATGGATGAAGTTGGCCGGATTACTGATTATGTGCAAAACATGGCCGGCTTTGATGCCGATTTGATTTGGGGAAATGGTACCGATGAAAGTTTAGGTGATAAATTATCGGTAACGGTTATTGCAACCGGATTTCCAACCAGTATCATTTCCGAGTTATCGGAGCAAAGTCAGCGAAAAGTTGTTTCGAACACGCTCGAAAAAGAATCGGTATCGGTAACAAAAGATGAGCATTTTTCGGAGCAGAAAAACGAGGATAGCCGAGGCCAGTCGACTTTTGAGTTCAATGTTGAAAACAAAAGTAAAAACGAAGACGATGAATTTGAATCGTTGTACCCGATAACTTCGCGCGAACGCAGTACTACAGAGAAAGAAATTGATGTTAATGATTACGCTAATCTCAGCGACGACGATGTTGACGAGTTGGAGAATGTACCGGCATTTAAACGGCGCAATATTCGCATTAACGACCCAAAATACAAACGCGATCGCTCTGGATATTCAATAGATCGCGATAATCGTATTTCAGACAGAAACAGTTATCTTCACGATAATGTAGATTAA
- a CDS encoding peptidylprolyl isomerase, whose protein sequence is MKTAEIHTSKGVMKVKFYEEDAPGTVANFIKLAESGFYDGLTFHRVIPNFVIQGGCPDGTGAGGPGYSIDCETDGNNQYHDKGVLSMAHAGRNTGGSQFFICHNRENTQHLDRHHTCFGRVFEGLDVIDDIRQGDEIEKIIISEE, encoded by the coding sequence ATGAAAACAGCTGAAATACATACTTCAAAAGGAGTAATGAAAGTTAAGTTTTACGAAGAAGATGCTCCGGGAACTGTTGCCAATTTTATCAAGCTTGCCGAATCAGGCTTTTATGACGGGCTGACTTTTCACCGTGTGATCCCTAACTTCGTTATCCAGGGAGGATGCCCGGATGGAACCGGAGCTGGCGGACCAGGCTATTCAATTGATTGCGAAACCGACGGAAACAACCAATACCACGACAAAGGTGTTTTATCAATGGCACATGCCGGAAGAAACACCGGTGGATCGCAGTTTTTTATCTGTCACAACCGCGAAAACACTCAGCATCTCGATCGCCATCATACATGCTTCGGACGCGTTTTTGAAGGACTTGATGTAATTGACGATATCCGTCAGGGGGATGAAATTGAAAAAATAATTATCTCGGAAGAATAA
- the ftsA gene encoding cell division protein FtsA: MASRTNLSVVIDMGTSKMVALAGQATAEGKMEILGTAQVPSKGIKRGMIFNLADATESITAVLEQLDAQLEDEITVVDVAYAGKRMRTIDYKAPRFTGEGGVVTSLDIDELYNEAKNLKIKNDYRILKVIPTSFVIDDETEELKPVGATGKKIEARYKLVIMPDQEYQILNRVWQSVGVELGEVFHSSLALAEAALSKPEKEMGGVVLDIGAGTTNLAIYYENALVHTAVIPFAGEVITNDLKVGCSTFLEKAELLKVRYGQALGDQIKTEDTVTIAKNNGWEPKEITIRSLAYIIQARLEEIVDCVVAEIERSGVADRLGTGIVLAGGTSNLGHIITLVKFHTGLDARRAHPVILPANRREEAKNPALLTALGALKLSIAQNVGEERTLPEPKVHRSGRGLMTNVKGALQSAINFFGDDNEDLEFN; this comes from the coding sequence ATGGCTTCAAGAACAAATCTTTCAGTTGTTATCGACATGGGAACCTCAAAAATGGTTGCGCTTGCAGGACAGGCAACAGCCGAGGGGAAAATGGAAATTCTGGGTACTGCCCAGGTGCCGTCGAAAGGCATAAAACGAGGTATGATTTTTAATCTTGCTGATGCAACCGAGTCCATCACGGCAGTGCTGGAACAGTTGGATGCGCAGCTCGAAGACGAAATCACGGTTGTTGATGTGGCGTACGCCGGAAAACGTATGCGAACCATCGACTATAAGGCTCCGCGTTTTACGGGCGAAGGTGGCGTGGTAACCAGTCTCGATATTGATGAGCTGTACAATGAAGCGAAAAACCTGAAGATTAAAAATGATTACCGTATTCTGAAAGTTATTCCGACTTCTTTTGTCATTGATGATGAAACGGAGGAGCTGAAACCTGTTGGAGCCACAGGAAAAAAGATTGAAGCCCGTTACAAACTGGTCATTATGCCTGATCAGGAATACCAGATACTGAACCGCGTTTGGCAAAGTGTAGGTGTTGAACTGGGCGAAGTTTTCCATTCGTCGCTGGCACTGGCAGAGGCCGCGCTCTCAAAACCTGAAAAGGAAATGGGTGGAGTGGTACTTGATATTGGTGCCGGTACTACCAACCTGGCCATTTACTACGAAAATGCACTGGTGCACACGGCTGTTATTCCGTTTGCCGGAGAAGTTATCACCAACGACTTAAAAGTGGGCTGCTCTACATTTCTTGAAAAAGCGGAGTTGCTAAAAGTGCGTTACGGACAGGCTTTGGGCGACCAGATTAAAACAGAAGATACCGTTACCATTGCCAAAAATAATGGCTGGGAACCTAAAGAAATTACGATCCGAAGTCTGGCTTACATTATACAGGCGCGTTTGGAAGAGATTGTGGATTGTGTAGTTGCCGAGATCGAAAGATCGGGAGTTGCTGATCGTTTGGGAACCGGAATTGTTCTGGCAGGAGGAACCTCAAATTTGGGGCACATTATTACGCTGGTGAAATTTCATACCGGTTTGGATGCACGCAGGGCACATCCCGTAATTCTTCCTGCAAATCGCAGGGAAGAAGCCAAAAATCCGGCATTGCTAACTGCATTGGGAGCCTTAAAACTTTCGATAGCACAAAATGTTGGGGAAGAAAGAACATTGCCCGAACCAAAAGTGCACCGGAGCGGACGTGGTTTAATGACCAATGTAAAAGGAGCTTTGCAAAGTGCGATCAACTTTTTTGGCGACGACAATGAAGATCTTGAATTCAATTAA
- a CDS encoding lysophospholipid acyltransferase family protein — MKIARIILFSPLAFIRLLLVLFMSAYVTIIGWFWLKTKGFSRRMQQWVAGTWGRTILFVCGIKVDRNEIPQSGNYLLMPNHRSYIDIFIVAAMTPAAMVGKAEIAKWPFVALGARVTNSILVDRKNQKSLLLTMKKIKESVNNGIPVILFPEGTTYKGPLTKKFKNGSFKIAADGNIPVIPMAIDFKDVNDAWVDKDTFVGHFFRQLGKPITHVTIRYGEPILDVDHKLLQEKTKEQIESMLKTIQSA; from the coding sequence ATGAAAATCGCTCGCATAATTCTGTTCTCGCCGCTCGCTTTCATCAGGCTTCTGCTGGTACTTTTTATGAGTGCCTATGTTACCATAATCGGTTGGTTTTGGCTAAAAACAAAAGGTTTTAGCCGCCGTATGCAACAGTGGGTGGCCGGCACATGGGGGCGTACCATTCTTTTTGTTTGCGGAATAAAAGTGGATAGAAACGAAATCCCCCAGTCGGGTAATTATCTTCTGATGCCCAATCACCGGAGTTACATCGATATTTTTATTGTTGCAGCAATGACACCCGCTGCCATGGTTGGCAAAGCGGAAATAGCAAAATGGCCTTTTGTAGCTTTGGGAGCACGGGTTACCAACTCCATTCTTGTTGACCGGAAAAACCAGAAAAGCCTCCTGTTGACAATGAAAAAAATTAAAGAATCGGTTAACAACGGAATTCCGGTAATTCTTTTTCCTGAAGGAACAACTTACAAGGGGCCGCTAACCAAAAAGTTTAAAAACGGGAGCTTCAAAATTGCTGCCGATGGAAACATTCCTGTTATTCCGATGGCAATTGATTTTAAAGATGTGAACGATGCCTGGGTTGACAAAGACACTTTTGTGGGGCATTTTTTCCGGCAGCTGGGGAAACCAATTACTCACGTTACCATTCGTTATGGCGAACCGATTTTAGATGTCGATCACAAACTGTTGCAGGAAAAGACAAAAGAGCAAATTGAATCGATGCTAAAAACTATTCAGTCGGCTTAA